A region from the Euwallacea fornicatus isolate EFF26 unplaced genomic scaffold, ASM4011564v1 scaffold_41, whole genome shotgun sequence genome encodes:
- the LOC136349720 gene encoding uncharacterized protein — MHRKLQTNLHQLNVIKKLLRLKLENIEGLNRETSNVESRISWENVVSCFNQNVTSNVIINLTHKDINQFLNDSSLLFETKIKEFLKQNPVIKVASTFCGEFIKKSGDKEIINIFYFNTNYAIIDVGTNLLGWFRENIQDQVLNQLSEFQERDSGFALQKIDYLEININKFEMGSGSTFIKLPKEISKKRACINIQNDDQACFYWSIVSAIYPVINNNNRITSYPHYSTVLNTTNLEMPMPLNKIYKFEKLNDISVNVYALEMSTVPTTFYAVVPVRLTPQKLNKHINLLLIQNKYYPKLNDYNPVPTDAVVEEEDTNIIYHYCWIKDLSRLLSSQLNKHKQRKFICDRCLNYFSNHQKLLTHEVLCTKLNDCHISFPKYDFIEFKNHVYQQKAPFVIYADFESQLENVSFSNDLGKYQRHIPFSVGYFIKCAYNDSLSQFKMFRGTNCVEWFVNEMIELSKFIYNETKKNTPMNIQLDLSMAKRCHICEKPFSPKDEIVRDHDHFTGIFRGFAHSVCNLNFRKQFVVPIIFQNLSGYDSHFLIKLLCKKGCLSVLPINKEKYISFTHHVTENDIKFRYIDSYRFLGASLDELAKSMQPENLKLLKSQFLDVTEEKFKLLTCKGVFCYDYIDSIDKLDEKTLPSKEYFYNKLEDSHIDDEKYSHASKVWDSFNIQTLGEYSDLYLKTDVILLADIFEHFRLNCISTHNLDPSWYFTMPGYTWDCMLKYTKCKLELLHDIDQIMFIEKGIRGGVSVCSSRYSEANNKYMFDYDPVKPSKYLLYLDVNNLYGKAMCEPLPYGGFEWIEDTNFDVLTIPDDSPVGYILQVDLQYPNKLHDTHKDFPFAPEHLKPPQSKLPKLMTTLFHKQNYIVHYRNLKQMLKHGLVPTKIHKILKFNQSPWLKSYIELNNGFRTQAQSTFEKNLFKLFNNAVFGKTMENIRKHRVVKIVKSWEGRYGAKNFISSPRFHSRLILDENLVIIELKKSSICFNKPLYIGMAILDLSKIYMYDFHYEYMLPKMGVDRCKLMYMDTDSFIYELCCNDVYEEIIKRDLTKFDTSDYPTNNPYNIPPTNKKVLGLMKDEANGKIISHFVGLRSKMYSFKIQDGKVTKKAKGVKHTIVRNKLTFNDYVECLKNFKITSVTQRSIRSYNHEIYSVEQNKIALNPYDDKRQILSNSFDTLPYGHYSLSNIRHGQP, encoded by the coding sequence ATGCACCGCAAATTGCAGACAAATTTACatcaattaaatgtaattaaaaaactacttcgactaaaactagaaaatataGAGGGATTAAATCGAGAAACAAGTAATGTTGAAAGTAGGATTTCGTGGGAAAACGTGGTTTCATGTTTCAATCAAAATGTAACATcgaatgttattattaatttgacgcatAAGGATATAAATCAATTCTTAAACGATTcttctcttttatttgaaacgaagataaaagagtttttaaaacaaaatccagTTATTAAGGTAGCTTCCACATTTTGTGgggagtttattaaaaaatctggggataaggaaataattaacattttctattttaatacaaactaTGCAATCATTGATGTGGGAACGAATTTACTTGGCTGGTTTCGCGAAAATATCCAAGATCAAGTATTAAACCAACTGTCAGAATTTCAGGAACGTGATTCAGGCTTTGCTTtacaaaaaatcgattatttagaaattaatattaataaatttgaaatgggtaGCGGTTcaacttttatcaaattacctaaagaaatttcaaagaaacgggcttgcattaatattcaaaatgacgaTCAAGCCTGTTTCTATTGGTCGATTGTTAGTGCTATTTATCCtgttataaataacaataatcgtATTACTTCATATCCACATTACAGCACTGTTTTAAATAccacaaatttagaaatgcctatgcctttaaacaaaatatataaatttgaaaaattaaacgataTATCGGTAAATGTTTACGCTTTAGAAATGTCAACGGTACCGACAACATTCTATGCAGTAGTTCCAGTCAGATTAAcacctcaaaaactaaacaaacatattaatttgcttttaattcagAACAAATATTATCCTAAATTAAATGACTATAATCCGGTTCCCACAGATGCAGTAGTAGAAGAAGAAGATACCAATATTATCTATCACTATTGCTGGATTAAAGATTTATCACGATTATTATCCAGTCagttaaacaaacataaacaacgtaaatttatttgtgatagatgtttaaattatttttccaaccatcaaaaattattaacacatgAAGTATTGTGCACTAAGTTGAATGACTGTCATATTTCGTTTCCCAAATACGACTTTATAGagtttaaaaatcatgtttatcaacaaaaagccccatttgttatttatgctgATTTCGAAAGTCAATTGGAAAACGTTTCTTTCTCGAATGATTTAGGTAAATATCAAAGACACATTCCTTTTAGTGTAGGATATTTCATCAAATGTGCATATAATGACTCTTTATCTCAGTTCAAAATGTTTCGAGGTACTAACTGTGTTGAATGgtttgttaatgaaatgattgaactgtcgaaatttatttataatgaaacaaagaaaaacactCCAATGAACATCCAACTTGATTTATCAATGGCTAAAAGGTGTCACATTTGTGAAAAACCGTTTTCCCCTAAAGATGAAATTGTTCGAGATCATGATCATTTCACGGGTATTTTCAGAGGATTTGCTCATTCagtatgcaatttaaattttcgtaagcAGTTTGTGGTGCCGATAATTTTCCAGAATCTTTCCGGATAcgattctcattttttaatcaaacttttatgtaaaaaaggatGTTTAAGTGTACTACctattaacaaagaaaaatatatttcattcacCCATCATGTAAcagaaaatgacattaaatttcGCTATATTGATTCGTATAGATTTTTGGGGGCTTCTCTCGATGAACTTGCAAAATCGATGCAAcccgaaaatttaaaacttttaaaaagtcaatttttagatgtgacggaagaaaaatttaaactcttaACGTGTAAAGGTGTGTTTTGCTACGATTATATTGATAGTATTGATAAACttgatgaaaaaactttaCCATCCAAGgaatatttctataataaacTAGAAGATTCGCATATTGACGACGAAAAATATAGTCATGCATCGAAGGTATGGGattcttttaatattcagaCTTTGGGAGAATATTcagatttgtatttaaaaactgatgTTATACTTTTagctgatatttttgaacatttcagattaaattgtatttcaaCTCATAATCTCGATCCTTCATGGTATTTTACCATGCCCGGATATACTTGGGACTGTATGTTAAAGTACACTAAATGCAAGTTGGAGTTATTACACGATATCgatcaaataatgtttattgaaaaaggtATTCGTGGTGGCGTTTCTGTGTGTAGCAGTAGATATTCAGAAGCAAACAACAAGTACATGTTTGACTATGATCCTGTAAAACCGTCTAAATACCTTCTTTACCTAGATGTGAACAATTTGTACGGAAAGGCAATGTGTGAACCTTTACCTTACGGAGGTTTCGAATGGATAGAAGATACCAATTTTGACGTATTAACTATTCCTGACGATTCCCCCGTAGGGTATATTTTGCAGGTAGATTTACAGTACCCAAATAAGTTACATGACACGCATAAGGACTTTCCTTTCGCACCTGAACATCTTAAACCGCCACAATCGAAATTACCCAAATTAATGACCACtctgtttcataaacaaaattatattgttcattataggaatttaaagcaaatgttaAAACATGGATTAGTTCCgacaaaaattcacaaaattttaaagtttaaccaGTCACCATGGTTAAAATcttatattgaattaaataacGGGTTTCGAACACAAGCTCaatcaacttttgaaaaaaatttattcaagctGTTTAATAACGCGGTGTTTGGGAAAACgatggaaaatattcgaaagcACCGCgtagttaaaattgttaaatcttgGGAAGGACGTTATggtgcaaaaaattttatttctagtcCTAGGTTTCATAGCAGATTAATTCTAGATGAAAACCTTGTTATTATTGAACTGAAAAAGTCTTCAATCTGTTTCAATAAACCACTGTACATAGGCATGGCAATTTTAGACTTGTCTAAAATATACATGTACGATTTTCATTATGAGTACATGCTACCGAAAATGGGAGTTGATCGGTGCAAGCTCATGTACATGGACACCGACAGTTTTATTTACGAACTCTGTTGTAATGACGTTTATGAAGAAATCATAAAGAGAGATCTAacgaaatttgatacttcCGATTATCCTACCAACAATCCATACAATATCCCTccgacaaataaaaaagtcttaGGACTAATGAAGGATGAagctaatggaaaaattatttctcattttgttgGACTCAGGTCAAAAAtgtacagttttaaaattcaagatggAAAGGTTACCAAAAAAGCGAAAGGAGTGAAACATACTATTGTCCGtaacaaattaacttttaacgaTTACGTcgaatgcttaaaaaattttaaaatcacttcGGTAACCCAACGGTCTATTCGTTCCTATaatcatgaaatttatagcgttgaacaaaataaaattgctttaaatccTTATGATGACAAAcgacaaattttatcaaacagCTTTGATACTCTACCTTACGGACACTATAGCCTCAGTAACATACGTCACGGACAGCCTTAG
- the LOC136349721 gene encoding uncharacterized protein: protein MDHINVQEKVFIDDSILSWEVLSFDPFNPTKLGTNDEIRISLQQTGKYPLPCKSELYIELKVTKEDGTPLTNTYLINNAAAFLFKELRYVLNGVTIDAVRDVGITATLKGYSSYNLNESAKLQNAGWYPVEKEKSIMTDSNGNVSLCIPLKMYSGFFEDYKKIILNSHQELILVRANDDSNALVQTAASTEKPKLTITKLCWRVPHLTVAIPQELALTKTIDKNTDILLTFRSWELVEYPELLEATRHNWTVKTSTKVETPRHVILAFQKDKRGNLKKDMSKFDHCDLRNVNVYLNSERYPYGDLQLDFKNNRFATLYEMFSEFRQVYYNNAQEPIFTPSEFKDKAPLVYINCTHQRDLLQTGSVTMRVEFETAEKVTDKTTAYCLIIHDKIFSYNPLTKIVKQL, encoded by the coding sequence atggatcatataaacgtccaagaaaaagtttttattgacgACTCAATTTTAAGCTGGGAAGTGCTCTCTTTTGATCCATTCAATCCTACTAAATTGGGGACAAACGATGAAATTAGAATATCCTTACAGCAAACCGGAAAATATCCCTTACCCTGCAAAAGTGAACTTTACATTGAACTAAAGGTTACGAAAGAGGATGGTACGCCACTTACAAACACATACTTGATAAATAATGCCGCggcgtttttattcaaagagttgAGATATGTTCTAAATGGAGTGACAATTGACGCAGTACGAGATGTTGGTATAACAGCAACCCTTAAGGGTTATtcatcatataatttaaatgaaagcgcTAAGCTTCAAAACGCGGGATGGTATCcggtagaaaaagaaaaaagcatcATGACGGACTCTAAcggaaatgtttctttatgtatTCCTCTTAAGATGTACTCTGGTTTCTTTGAAGATtataagaaaatcattttaaattcacatcaaGAATTAATCCTAGTTAGAGCTAACGATGATTCCAATGCATTGGTACAAACGGCAGCATCTACAGAAAAACCGAAACTTACGATAACAAAACTCTGTTGGAGAGTTCCACACTTAACAGTAGCAATTCCTCAGGAATTAGCACTTACAAAAactattgataaaaatactgACATCTTATTAACTTTTCGAAGCTGGGAATTAGTTGAATATCCAGAGTTATTAGAAGCCACCAGACACAATTGGACGGTAAAGACATCGACCAAAGTTGAAACTCCACGCCATGTCATACTCGCATTTCAAAAAGACAAAAGAGGTAATCTTAAAAAGGATATGAGCAAATTTGATCACTGTGACCTACGAAACGTaaatgtgtatttaaattctgaaagataCCCGTATGGTGACTTGcaacttgattttaaaaataatagatttgcaaccctgtatgaaatgttttccgaATTTCGTCAGGTTTACTATAATAACGCACAAGAACCGATTTTCACTCCGTCCGAATTCAAAGATAAAGCTCCACttgtttacatcaattgtaCTCACCAAAGAGATTTACTTCAAACTGGATCAGTCACTATGAGagtggaatttgaaactgcAGAAAAAGTGACTGATAAAACGACAGCCTATTGCCTCATTATtcatgacaaaatatttagttataatccacttacgaaaattgtaaaacagctttaa